A single Crateriforma conspicua DNA region contains:
- a CDS encoding PQQ-dependent sugar dehydrogenase, with amino-acid sequence MKSPRRILLATVAAAATTLTSGLGFAASPTINLADPPSSLNTDPMPIQIVDAYPNLRISRPVVLTGAGDDSGRLFVASQTGEIYVFDQKDSEVEEADLFMDINEAVSYKDRENEEGFLGLAFHPKFKDNGKFYVYYTTSERPHVSIISEFSVRGDDPNQGDPRSERELMRIQQPFWNHNGGTLVFGPDGYLYVGLGDGGKANDPLKSGQDVSKLLGSILRIDVDTRTGGLPYGIPTDNPLVGKDKAWPEIYAWGIRNIWRMSFDPANGDLWAADVGQNQWEEVNLIRKGGNYGWSLREASHKFTLGGGKGSGPRPDLIEPLIEYPHTEDWGKSVTGGAVYRGKQTPQLDGYYLYGDYVSGKVWAMKYDKGSQTVTENREIAWSNLPVFTFGQTDDGEVLMTTQSGGGRIYKFVAN; translated from the coding sequence ATGAAATCACCCCGCCGAATCTTACTTGCCACCGTCGCCGCTGCGGCGACCACGTTGACATCCGGTCTGGGCTTTGCCGCCAGCCCAACGATCAACCTGGCCGATCCACCGTCATCGCTGAACACGGATCCAATGCCGATCCAAATCGTCGACGCTTATCCAAATCTGCGGATCAGCCGTCCGGTGGTCCTGACGGGCGCCGGCGACGACAGCGGACGTCTGTTCGTCGCCTCGCAAACCGGCGAAATCTACGTCTTCGACCAAAAGGACAGCGAAGTCGAAGAAGCCGATTTGTTCATGGACATCAACGAAGCGGTTTCCTACAAGGACCGTGAAAACGAGGAAGGCTTTCTGGGCTTGGCGTTTCATCCCAAGTTCAAAGACAACGGCAAGTTCTACGTCTACTACACCACCAGTGAGCGTCCCCACGTTTCCATCATCAGCGAGTTTTCGGTTCGCGGCGATGATCCCAACCAGGGTGACCCACGCAGCGAACGCGAACTGATGCGAATCCAACAACCGTTTTGGAATCACAACGGTGGAACCCTGGTGTTCGGTCCCGACGGATACCTGTACGTCGGACTCGGTGACGGCGGCAAAGCGAACGACCCGTTGAAGTCCGGACAAGACGTCAGCAAGTTGCTCGGTTCCATCTTGCGAATCGATGTCGACACACGAACCGGTGGACTGCCCTACGGCATTCCCACCGACAACCCCTTGGTGGGCAAAGACAAAGCGTGGCCGGAGATCTATGCCTGGGGCATTCGCAACATCTGGCGCATGTCATTCGATCCGGCCAATGGTGATTTGTGGGCCGCCGATGTTGGCCAGAACCAGTGGGAAGAGGTCAACCTGATTCGCAAGGGCGGCAACTATGGCTGGAGCCTTCGTGAAGCGTCGCACAAGTTCACTCTGGGCGGTGGCAAAGGATCCGGCCCACGGCCCGATTTGATTGAACCGCTGATCGAATACCCACATACCGAGGACTGGGGTAAATCGGTCACCGGCGGCGCGGTGTACCGCGGCAAACAAACGCCGCAGTTGGACGGTTACTACCTGTACGGCGACTACGTGTCGGGCAAAGTCTGGGCGATGAAGTACGACAAGGGCAGCCAAACGGTGACCGAGAATCGCGAGATCGCTTGGTCCAACCTGCCGGTCTTCACGTTCGGTCAAACCGATGACGGCGAAGTGTTGATGACCACGCAATCCGGTGGCGGTCGCATCTACAAGTTCGTCGCGAATTAA
- a CDS encoding FKBP-type peptidyl-prolyl cis-trans isomerase: MSQTAMSQETPDAKSDPIAYFLGLDIGGSMAQQGFEAKDFDIDVFAQGLLDALAKKDPQLTEEQLREAQGKLQAMMQKRVQDRAAMNKEKGEAYMEKNAKSEGVRKLDGGVQIKTTKAGEGASPSVSDRVTVHYTGKLIDGTVFDSSVQRGEPITFELGRVIKGWQIALQKMKVGEKAIVTIPSDLAYGPRGQGPVIGPNEVLIFEVELIEIP; encoded by the coding sequence ATGTCCCAAACTGCCATGTCACAAGAAACGCCCGATGCCAAATCGGATCCGATCGCCTATTTCCTAGGCCTGGACATCGGCGGGTCGATGGCACAACAAGGTTTCGAAGCCAAAGATTTTGACATCGATGTTTTCGCCCAAGGCTTGCTTGATGCCCTGGCAAAGAAAGATCCGCAACTGACCGAAGAACAGCTGCGTGAGGCCCAAGGCAAGCTGCAAGCGATGATGCAAAAACGCGTCCAAGATCGCGCGGCGATGAACAAAGAAAAGGGCGAAGCCTACATGGAAAAGAACGCCAAGTCCGAAGGCGTTCGCAAATTGGACGGCGGCGTCCAAATCAAAACGACCAAGGCGGGCGAAGGCGCATCGCCCAGCGTGTCCGACCGAGTCACCGTTCACTACACGGGCAAACTGATCGACGGCACCGTGTTCGACAGTTCGGTCCAACGTGGCGAACCGATCACGTTTGAACTAGGCCGCGTCATCAAGGGCTGGCAAATCGCGCTGCAAAAAATGAAGGTCGGCGAAAAAGCCATCGTCACCATCCCGTCGGATCTGGCTTACGGCCCTCGCGGTCAGGGTCCGGTCATCGGCCCCAACGAAGTGCTGATCTTCGAAGTCGAATTGATCGAAATCCCGTAG
- a CDS encoding serine/threonine protein kinase codes for MHSPTIDDYDLGQVVGAGTVGTIYLATERDTGYRVAIKKLHPGVSRDPLIRARFERETTILQRLRHPNIVACYGGGEIDGGLYYIMELVDGGTVKDLLESNGPLPWPSVVDVTRQICSALQYAHNHGVIHRDLKPGNLFLTTDAVVKLGDFGIARDTHSADLTSSGLTVGTHAYMSPEQITGDALISGKTDLYALGCCVMEMLTGRKPFLGENFAQLFEQHLRAAPPRARDLVGDCPPELDEVINELLAKDPENRPFNARSVQGVMLEIGEKYHLDAPLDSSLESVGNGEPADVAASSATEGGRRMLEKQIRGRMGGGPRPDVSWGRLAAIVAVVAGLIGALMVAQS; via the coding sequence ATGCACTCGCCGACCATTGACGATTACGACCTGGGACAGGTCGTCGGCGCGGGAACGGTCGGGACGATCTATTTGGCAACCGAGCGAGACACGGGATACCGCGTTGCCATCAAAAAGCTGCATCCTGGTGTCAGCCGGGACCCGTTGATCCGGGCCCGTTTCGAACGAGAAACAACGATTCTGCAGCGTTTGCGCCACCCGAACATCGTGGCCTGTTACGGCGGCGGGGAAATCGATGGCGGGCTGTACTACATCATGGAATTGGTCGACGGCGGGACGGTCAAAGACCTGCTGGAATCCAACGGGCCGCTGCCTTGGCCGTCGGTCGTGGACGTGACGCGGCAGATCTGTTCCGCCTTGCAGTACGCTCACAACCATGGCGTGATTCATCGTGATTTGAAGCCGGGAAATCTGTTTTTGACGACCGACGCCGTCGTCAAGTTGGGTGATTTCGGGATCGCACGCGACACTCATTCCGCCGACCTGACCAGCAGCGGGCTGACCGTGGGCACCCACGCGTACATGTCGCCCGAGCAGATCACCGGCGATGCGTTGATCAGCGGCAAAACGGATTTGTACGCGTTGGGATGCTGCGTGATGGAAATGCTGACCGGGCGCAAGCCGTTTCTTGGCGAGAACTTTGCCCAATTATTCGAACAGCATTTACGAGCCGCGCCGCCACGGGCCCGCGATCTGGTCGGCGACTGTCCGCCCGAATTGGACGAAGTGATCAACGAACTGCTTGCGAAAGATCCCGAGAATCGGCCGTTCAACGCACGATCCGTCCAAGGCGTGATGCTGGAGATCGGCGAAAAGTACCACCTGGATGCTCCGCTGGATTCCAGTCTCGAATCGGTCGGCAACGGCGAACCGGCCGACGTCGCCGCGTCCAGCGCGACTGAGGGGGGACGCCGAATGCTGGAGAAGCAAATCCGCGGCCGCATGGGGGGCGGGCCACGACCGGACGTCAGCTGGGGCCGGCTGGCCGCGATCGTCGCCGTGGTCGCCGGATTGATCGGTGCACTGATGGTGGCCCAGTCCTAG
- the panB gene encoding 3-methyl-2-oxobutanoate hydroxymethyltransferase produces MTASEIKRVTTRTLQNLKSRGQRISMLTAYDFPTAAVLDEAGIDILLVGDSLAMVVAGHETTLPVTMDQMLYHAEMVGRAARRAMVVVDLPFPEGQLSIEQTLQSASRVFKETRCHAVKLEGGAEQAARIEALVTAGIPVMAHVGLRPQNIHVDGGYRIGRDQQRLVDDALAAQSAGAFAVLIECVTNAIGKAITDALDVPTIGIGAGPSTDGQVLVTNDMVGLTSGYLPTFVRKYADLQEVLKNAAQQYRNDVSDNTFPGPDETFES; encoded by the coding sequence ATGACCGCGTCGGAGATCAAACGCGTCACCACCCGAACACTGCAGAACCTGAAGTCCCGCGGCCAGCGGATTTCGATGCTGACCGCCTATGATTTTCCCACTGCGGCGGTCTTGGACGAAGCCGGCATCGATATCTTGCTGGTCGGCGATTCACTGGCAATGGTCGTTGCCGGTCACGAAACCACCCTTCCGGTGACGATGGACCAGATGCTGTACCACGCTGAAATGGTCGGTCGCGCCGCGCGGCGGGCAATGGTGGTCGTCGATCTGCCGTTCCCCGAAGGCCAACTGTCGATCGAGCAAACCCTGCAGTCCGCGTCGCGGGTGTTCAAGGAAACACGCTGTCACGCGGTCAAGTTGGAAGGCGGCGCCGAACAGGCCGCTCGGATCGAAGCGTTGGTGACCGCCGGCATCCCGGTGATGGCACACGTCGGGTTGCGACCGCAAAACATTCACGTCGATGGCGGCTATCGAATCGGCCGCGACCAACAACGCTTGGTCGACGACGCCCTGGCGGCGCAAAGTGCCGGCGCGTTCGCGGTGCTGATCGAGTGTGTGACCAATGCCATCGGTAAAGCGATCACCGATGCTTTGGATGTGCCGACCATCGGTATCGGCGCCGGCCCCTCCACCGATGGCCAAGTGTTGGTGACCAATGACATGGTCGGTCTGACCAGTGGTTATTTGCCGACGTTTGTTCGCAAGTATGCCGACTTGCAAGAAGTTTTGAAAAACGCGGCGCAGCAATATCGGAATGACGTTTCCGACAACACTTTCCCCGGACCCGACGAGACATTCGAATCATGA
- the pgl gene encoding 6-phosphogluconolactonase, which yields MKSPERLAFESVEQLQRQAASDVADLIRSTLRHRDSFSISLSGGSTPKRMYELLAQESLPWDQVHWFWGDERNVPHDHDDSNYKMVKTAWLDPIDAPESNVHPVPVKVSDPQAAAKAYQYEILEHFGDLPPRWDLVLLGMGDDAHTASLFPQTDAIGVDDQTFVANWVPKLDAYRYTLTYPAINSGASVWFVVAGAGKKQAFAQVTNLEIDVRNYPAQLVRPDRWYLTNDVLAD from the coding sequence ATGAAATCGCCCGAACGTTTGGCCTTTGAATCCGTCGAACAGTTGCAACGTCAAGCGGCAAGCGATGTTGCCGACCTGATCCGTTCGACTTTGCGTCACCGCGATTCGTTTTCCATTTCGCTCTCAGGCGGCTCGACGCCCAAGCGGATGTACGAACTGTTGGCGCAGGAATCGCTGCCCTGGGATCAGGTGCATTGGTTCTGGGGCGACGAACGAAACGTCCCCCATGATCACGACGACAGTAATTACAAGATGGTCAAAACGGCTTGGTTAGATCCAATTGATGCACCGGAGTCGAATGTGCATCCGGTTCCTGTGAAGGTGTCCGATCCGCAGGCCGCGGCAAAAGCGTACCAGTATGAAATTTTGGAACACTTTGGGGACCTGCCACCGCGATGGGACCTGGTTCTGCTGGGAATGGGCGATGATGCCCACACCGCGTCCTTGTTCCCGCAAACCGATGCGATCGGTGTGGACGACCAGACGTTTGTCGCCAACTGGGTACCCAAGCTGGATGCCTATCGGTACACGCTGACGTACCCCGCAATTAACTCCGGTGCAAGTGTTTGGTTTGTCGTCGCGGGGGCCGGCAAGAAACAGGCGTTTGCGCAGGTCACCAACCTCGAAATTGATGTGCGCAATTACCCGGCGCAACTGGTACGCCCCGACCGTTGGTACTTGACCAACGACGTCCTGGCGGACTGA
- a CDS encoding RrF2 family transcriptional regulator, translated as MISQTTEYALRAVVYLADQDGARTTAMIAQATHVPAGYLSKVMQALSRAELVQSQRGLRGGFSLRRRPESLTALEVINAIDPIQRFHTCPVNLHGEALCPLHRRLDEAGRLVEETFGDTTIADMIRDTGGSKPLCQRPTDDAGSTGNAAGRSLSSRPTTDPDQHSTLAT; from the coding sequence ATGATTTCGCAGACAACCGAGTACGCCCTTCGTGCGGTCGTGTACTTAGCCGACCAAGACGGGGCCAGAACCACCGCAATGATCGCCCAGGCGACGCACGTCCCCGCCGGCTATTTGTCCAAAGTCATGCAGGCGCTCTCGCGAGCGGAACTGGTGCAGTCCCAGCGAGGCCTGCGGGGTGGATTCTCGCTGCGGCGTCGGCCGGAATCTTTAACCGCACTGGAAGTCATCAACGCGATTGACCCGATCCAGCGTTTTCACACTTGCCCGGTGAACCTGCACGGCGAAGCCCTGTGTCCGCTGCACCGGCGGCTGGATGAAGCCGGACGTTTGGTCGAAGAAACCTTTGGTGACACGACCATTGCGGACATGATCCGTGACACCGGTGGCAGCAAACCACTGTGCCAAAGGCCGACCGATGACGCCGGCTCTACCGGTAATGCCGCCGGCCGATCGCTGTCGTCGCGTCCGACAACGGACCCGGACCAACATTCGACACTGGCAACCTGA
- a CDS encoding outer membrane protein assembly factor BamB family protein: protein MNRRFNRGWRLIALGGLLAATPMLSVSADDWNRFRGPNGSGVSDDGGSLPEQWSPKANVAWKTALPGAGVSSPIVVGDRVFVTTYSGYGLDRQDPGDINDLVRHLVCVDLQTGEPVWQKDVPAAQPEDPYTGIGVTAHGYASHTPVSDGKNVYAYFGKSGLHAFDLDGNPLWNVPLGKESDPWKWGSSSSPILFEDTVIVTASAESQAIVAVDKATGKEVWRQEAEALDGMWGTPLLVQIDDQRTDLVMSVPKEVWGLDPRTGKLRWYAATSDAEQAHSSAVADGHRVFAFTGRGGGSASVQAGGNGDVTDSQVDWTGRDSARFGSPVFDGKNLYLVAGGVLTVIDPETGDKVSQNRLEGASRGGGMGSQDYGSPIIADGKLIYVNGSGQAFVYRLGDEAELLGVNRVTADAETFGGTPAVAQGRLLLRSNKHLYCVSDENETVDPADNAVEVAAADAGGRGPGGRGPGGPGFGGRGPGDGRGGFGNRAGGGRGGFGGGGRGGAGGRGGAGGRGGFGGGRGGFGGGGEREDTRPDRPQRPESAF, encoded by the coding sequence ATGAATCGACGTTTTAATCGGGGCTGGCGGTTGATCGCGTTGGGGGGACTTCTGGCGGCGACGCCGATGCTGTCCGTCAGCGCCGATGACTGGAACCGGTTTCGCGGCCCCAACGGATCCGGCGTCAGCGACGATGGCGGTTCACTGCCCGAACAATGGTCGCCCAAAGCCAACGTGGCCTGGAAAACGGCTTTGCCGGGTGCCGGTGTTTCCAGCCCGATCGTGGTCGGCGACCGGGTCTTTGTGACGACTTACAGCGGATACGGTTTGGACCGCCAAGATCCCGGCGACATCAATGATTTGGTTCGTCACTTGGTTTGCGTCGACCTGCAAACCGGCGAGCCCGTGTGGCAAAAAGACGTCCCCGCGGCCCAGCCCGAAGATCCCTACACCGGCATCGGCGTGACCGCCCACGGTTATGCGTCGCACACCCCGGTCAGCGACGGCAAAAACGTCTATGCCTACTTCGGCAAAAGCGGCTTGCATGCGTTCGACTTGGACGGCAATCCGCTTTGGAACGTCCCGCTGGGTAAAGAATCTGATCCCTGGAAATGGGGCTCATCCTCCAGTCCGATCTTGTTCGAAGACACCGTGATCGTGACCGCTTCGGCCGAAAGCCAAGCGATCGTCGCGGTCGACAAAGCCACCGGTAAAGAAGTGTGGCGACAGGAAGCCGAAGCTCTGGACGGCATGTGGGGCACACCACTGTTGGTCCAGATCGATGACCAAAGAACGGATTTGGTAATGAGCGTGCCGAAGGAGGTTTGGGGGTTGGATCCGCGGACCGGAAAGCTGCGTTGGTATGCGGCGACGTCCGATGCCGAACAGGCCCATTCCAGCGCCGTTGCCGACGGCCACCGAGTCTTTGCGTTTACCGGACGCGGCGGCGGCAGTGCATCGGTGCAAGCGGGCGGCAACGGTGATGTGACCGACAGCCAAGTCGACTGGACCGGTCGCGATTCGGCACGCTTCGGTTCGCCCGTCTTTGACGGAAAGAACCTGTACTTGGTCGCCGGTGGTGTGCTGACCGTGATCGATCCGGAAACCGGCGATAAGGTCAGCCAAAACCGATTGGAAGGTGCTTCGCGTGGCGGTGGCATGGGGTCGCAAGACTATGGGTCGCCCATCATCGCCGATGGCAAGCTGATTTATGTCAACGGATCGGGCCAAGCGTTCGTTTATCGCTTGGGCGACGAAGCCGAACTGTTGGGCGTCAACCGCGTCACGGCCGATGCCGAAACCTTTGGCGGAACCCCCGCCGTTGCCCAAGGTCGTTTGCTTCTTCGCAGTAACAAACATCTGTACTGCGTCAGCGATGAAAACGAAACGGTCGACCCGGCGGACAATGCCGTCGAAGTCGCTGCCGCCGATGCCGGCGGACGTGGCCCCGGCGGTCGTGGCCCCGGCGGACCTGGATTCGGCGGGCGTGGCCCCGGGGACGGACGTGGAGGATTTGGCAACCGTGCAGGCGGCGGTCGCGGTGGATTTGGCGGCGGCGGACGCGGCGGTGCGGGCGGTCGCGGCGGTGCGGGCGGTCGCGGTGGATTCGGGGGTGGCCGGGGTGGATTCGGCGGCGGCGGTGAACGTGAAGACACTCGACCGGACCGTCCACAGCGACCGGAATCGGCGTTCTGA